In Ruminiclostridium josui JCM 17888, the genomic window TAATATAGGTGATGGAAAAATATTTGTTTACGATGTGGAGAATGTGTTAAAAGTACGTACGGGTGAAGAAGGATATGATGCATTACAAGATGATTAATTATTTTAGATAAGTGTAGTTTCCCCATATTTTCAAGCCAAACCTTTTAAGATTTAGTTTTTTAATGGGTTTGGCTTGTTTTTTGATGATTTTTTATAAAATGTTAATGTTTAACAGTACACACTATGGGTATAATAAAAGTATCGTAATTAGACTAAATGTACGAAATAATATGATTGCATTATGGTATTAATAGGAGGATTACTATGATTAGTGAAAAAATGAATGATTTATTAAACAGACAGGTTCAGAAGGAATTTTACTCTGCTTACTTATATCTTGGGTTTGAAGCATATTTTCAACACCAGAATCTTGACGGATTTGCAAATTTCTTTCATGTACAGGTTCAGGAAGAACGAGATCATGCAATGAAGTTTTTCAATTACATTACTCAAGCTGGTGGAAAGGTAAAACTATATCAGGTTGATGAGCCAGAAGATAAATTCAATACTCCCGAGGAGATATTTGCTTATACATTGAAACATGAACAAGAGGTCACAAAATCCATATATAATTTGGTGGATAACGCACTTGCAGAAAAGGATCACGGAACCAACTCTTTTCTCCAATGGTTTGTAACTGAGCAGGTTGAAGAGGAAGCAACGGTTGACAAGGTGCTGAAAAAACTTCAGTTAATAAAAAATGACCCTCATGCTTTGCTTATGCTGGATGCGGAACTTGCTACTAGAGTATACACAGCTCCTGCAGCAGAAACAGTTTGATAATTTTTTTTATATAATAAAAAACCCGCCGGTTCATTGTGAACCTTGCGGGTTTTTCACTACCTAAGTTTCTTATTTGAATGATGCCCAGTTTAAATATACAAATCCGAGCTTTGTTACTACATAACCTTGCAAGTTCTTATCTACAATGATTGGATCAGTATAGAAGAATAGTGGTACAACGCCTGTCTCATCCATGAGGAACTTTTCTGCGTCATGGTACAATTGTACACGTTTTGCAGAGTCAGTTTCTTTTTTTGCATCAGCGATTGCTTTATCGTATGCAGCATTCTTATATTTTGAGTTATTCTGAGGGTTATTTGAAGTTAGCAAATCCATGAATGTTGAAGGATCCATGTAGTCTCCAACCCAACCGTCACGAGCGATATCAAATAAACCATTCTTTCTGGACTCTTGGAATACATTCCATTCCTGAGCCTGAATTTCAACTTCGATTCCCAGATTTGTCTTCAACTGCTGTTGAATTGCTTCAGCAACTGCTTCATGTCCGGAACCTGTATTTAAACCAAAGGTTACTTTAGGGAAACCTTTGCCATCAGGATATCCTGCTTCAGCTAAAAGTTTCTTTGCTTCAGCAACATTCTTCTCATAATCTTCAGGTTTAACTGAGTAGAAATCTCCGCCTTTTGTACGGAAATCAGGGTCTTGGCTTACATCAGCTATACCGTAAGGTATAAAGCCTGATGCAGGAGTTTCACCTGCTTTTCTAACCTTCTCAGTAATATAGTTACGGTCAATTGCAAGAGATACTGCTTTTCTTACCTTTGGGTTATCAAATGGTGCTTTGGTATTAAGCAAATCCAAGTAGTAAGTTCCAAGCTGTGGGAAAAGATGAAGATTTCCGGCTTCTTTCTCCGCAGGAATTTCATCGTGTGGTATATTTCTTGCAAAAGATAATTGTTTGTTTTTGAAAGCACCAAGAATAGCATTTGGATCATTCATCAACAACCATTCAATCTTTGGTGCAACGATATTGTTTTTATCCCAGTAGTTGTCATTCTTTTCAAATACCAACTTTGATGAGTGTTTCCACTCTTTCAAAACATATGGACCGTTTCCAATGTAAGTTTTTGGATCAAGAGTCCATTTGTCAGGATTTTTTGATACAATATCTTCTCTTAATGGAACAAGAGTTGGGAAAGCTACGATTTCAGTAAAGAATGGGCAAACATTTTCCAGAGTTACTTCAAGTGTAGTATCATCAATAGCTTTAACTCCTAATGTATTTATGTCAGCACCATTAGTATTAATAGCTTCGCCATTCTTAACAAAATACAGATAATAAGCATAGTCAGAAGCTGTTTTTGGGTCAACTGCTCTCTTCCATGAATAAACAAAATCATTTGCAGTTACAGCTTTACCGTCAGACCATTTTGCATCCTTACGGATATGGAATGTATAAACTTTGTTATCTGCACTTATATCCCATTTTTCAGCAGTTCCGGGAACAATTTTACCCTCTTTGTCATAAGTAGTTAAACCTTCAAAAGCACAGTTAATATAAGTACCACCATCTAGAGACTTATTAAGAGAAGGATCTATAGATGCTGGCTCTGATGCAATACTTGCACTAATGCCTTTAGTACCGCTAGAAGTAGAGCTTCCACAACCGGCAAATACAGTTAGTATAGCCGCCAGTGAAAGTACAATAGCTAATATTCTTTTCATTTTTGTCATACCCCCTATTATTTTATTTAGTTAAAAATCCATTTTTGCAACATGTATATTTTCTCGTAAATAAAAAGATTTTATACAGAACTTTTTCTTTTGCTCCAAATGTCGACCTCACCGAAGCATACGAGTTTTTATATATTACTTTCTTGCAATATGGAAAAATTTAATCAATTATATTTCTCCTGCAAAATGGCATGATACATAATGTCCGTTACCACGGTCTACTAATTCTGGTGTTTTTTGAGAGCAAATATCTTTTGCATATGGACATCTTGTCCTGAATTTGCAGCCTGACGGCGGATTAACAGGAGAAGGTATTTCCCCTTTAAGAATTATACGATTACGCTTCTTTGCAGTATCAGGATTAGGCTCAGGAATAGCCGTCAGTAGCGCTCTGGTATAAGGATGCATTGGATTTTTATACAATTCCTCTGACTCAACCAATTCAACTATATGACCAAGATACATAACACCAACCCTGTCACATGTATGCCTAACTACTCCCAAATCATGGGATATAAACAGGTATGTGAGATTTAGCCTGTCCTGCATTTCCTCAAGTGTATTGATTATCTGTGCTCTTATAGAAACGTCCAATGCTGAAACAGGTTCATCACAAACTATAAAGTCCGGTTGTACTGCGATTGCTCTGGCAATTCCTATTCTTTGACGTTGTCCTCCTGAAAATTCATGAGGATAACGGGATGAATGTTCTGTATTAAGACCTACAAGTGTTAAAAGCTCCCTTATCTTATCTGCTCTGTCACTTTTAGAGCTTGCCAAACCATGTATATCCAAAGCTTCTCCCACAATATCGGATACAGTCATACGTGGATCCAGTGATGCATACGGATCCTGAAAGATATACTGCATTTTTTTTCTATATGGAAGTAATTTCTTCCCTTGGAATTTAGTAATATCTACTCCGTCAATTTTTACAGTTCCGCTGGTAGGATTATAGATTCGCAGAATAGAACGTCCTAAGGTAGTTTTTCCTGAACCTGATTCTCCCACTAAGCCTAGCGTTTCACCTTTATATATGTCAAAAGTTACATCATCTACTGCTTTAACATATGCCTTCTTTCCGGCACTGTTTTTAATTGTGAAATATTGCTTCAGATTTTTTACTTCAACTAAAGGTGATTTATTTTTATTTGAGTTATTTTCCATTTTTCTGCTCCTCCATGCTTTCTTTTGCCCGCTCATCCATTAACCAGCAAGAAGTAGTATGACCATCAGCTTCTACATAAGCTTCCGGCATGTTGTTAATACAGACTTTAAGACATTCCTCGCATCTTGGGGCAAAGGCACATCCGGAGGGGAGATGAAGCAAATCAATGGGGTTTCCCTTAATAGGAATAAGCTTCGAACCCTTAGTGTTCAAGTCGGGTAATGAACGTAAAAGCCCCTTGGTATAAGGATGACGTGGGTTTTTAAATATGCTGTAAACTGATCCCTGTTCAACTATTTTCCCGCCGTACATAACAATAATATCGTCAGCCATATCTGCTACTATTCCTAAATCATGAGTAATAAGAACAATGGCCATGCCGGTCTTTTTCTGTATATCTTTTAAGAGCTCAAGAATCTGTGCCTGTATGGTAACGTCAAGTGCTGTTGTGGGTTCATCAGCAATCAGCAGTTTTGGCTCGCCTGCAAGTGACATAGCTATCATAGCCCTTTGTCTCATACCACCTGAGAATTCATGGGGGTATTGAGAAAGTCTTTTTTCAGGCTCATTTATACCTACAAGTGACAGTAGTTCTATAGACCTTTTCTTAACTTCTTCCTTAGAGATTTTTCCATACTTGTGATATAGGGACTCTGCTATCTGATTCCCTATAGTAAAAACAGGATTAAGACAAGTCATAGGGTCTTGAAATATCATTGCTACTTCATTTCCCGCAATCTGAAGTCTTTCCTGTTTAGTCATTTTGGAAACATCTTTACCGTCAAATATAATGCTTCCGCCTACAATTTTTCCTGGTTTATCAATAAGTCCGATAACAGAATAAGATGAAACACTTTTTCCTGAACCTGACTCTCCTACAATACCAAGAACTTTACCGGGTTCAAGTGAATAGCTTATTCCGTTGACGGC contains:
- a CDS encoding ABC transporter ATP-binding protein encodes the protein MENNSNKNKSPLVEVKNLKQYFTIKNSAGKKAYVKAVDDVTFDIYKGETLGLVGESGSGKTTLGRSILRIYNPTSGTVKIDGVDITKFQGKKLLPYRKKMQYIFQDPYASLDPRMTVSDIVGEALDIHGLASSKSDRADKIRELLTLVGLNTEHSSRYPHEFSGGQRQRIGIARAIAVQPDFIVCDEPVSALDVSIRAQIINTLEEMQDRLNLTYLFISHDLGVVRHTCDRVGVMYLGHIVELVESEELYKNPMHPYTRALLTAIPEPNPDTAKKRNRIILKGEIPSPVNPPSGCKFRTRCPYAKDICSQKTPELVDRGNGHYVSCHFAGEI
- a CDS encoding ferritin → MISEKMNDLLNRQVQKEFYSAYLYLGFEAYFQHQNLDGFANFFHVQVQEERDHAMKFFNYITQAGGKVKLYQVDEPEDKFNTPEEIFAYTLKHEQEVTKSIYNLVDNALAEKDHGTNSFLQWFVTEQVEEEATVDKVLKKLQLIKNDPHALLMLDAELATRVYTAPAAETV
- a CDS encoding ABC transporter ATP-binding protein gives rise to the protein MNKKLLEIKDLEVSFFTPAGEVKAVNGISYSLEPGKVLGIVGESGSGKSVSSYSVIGLIDKPGKIVGGSIIFDGKDVSKMTKQERLQIAGNEVAMIFQDPMTCLNPVFTIGNQIAESLYHKYGKISKEEVKKRSIELLSLVGINEPEKRLSQYPHEFSGGMRQRAMIAMSLAGEPKLLIADEPTTALDVTIQAQILELLKDIQKKTGMAIVLITHDLGIVADMADDIIVMYGGKIVEQGSVYSIFKNPRHPYTKGLLRSLPDLNTKGSKLIPIKGNPIDLLHLPSGCAFAPRCEECLKVCINNMPEAYVEADGHTTSCWLMDERAKESMEEQKNGK
- a CDS encoding peptide ABC transporter substrate-binding protein; translated protein: MKRILAIVLSLAAILTVFAGCGSSTSSGTKGISASIASEPASIDPSLNKSLDGGTYINCAFEGLTTYDKEGKIVPGTAEKWDISADNKVYTFHIRKDAKWSDGKAVTANDFVYSWKRAVDPKTASDYAYYLYFVKNGEAINTNGADINTLGVKAIDDTTLEVTLENVCPFFTEIVAFPTLVPLREDIVSKNPDKWTLDPKTYIGNGPYVLKEWKHSSKLVFEKNDNYWDKNNIVAPKIEWLLMNDPNAILGAFKNKQLSFARNIPHDEIPAEKEAGNLHLFPQLGTYYLDLLNTKAPFDNPKVRKAVSLAIDRNYITEKVRKAGETPASGFIPYGIADVSQDPDFRTKGGDFYSVKPEDYEKNVAEAKKLLAEAGYPDGKGFPKVTFGLNTGSGHEAVAEAIQQQLKTNLGIEVEIQAQEWNVFQESRKNGLFDIARDGWVGDYMDPSTFMDLLTSNNPQNNSKYKNAAYDKAIADAKKETDSAKRVQLYHDAEKFLMDETGVVPLFFYTDPIIVDKNLQGYVVTKLGFVYLNWASFK